A single region of the Salipaludibacillus sp. LMS25 genome encodes:
- the ftsA gene encoding cell division protein FtsA, whose product MKNHDTYVTLDIGTSSVRVIIGEMTNASLNIIGVGEAESEGIKKGSIVDIDETVQSIQSAVDKAERMIGLSIKHVVVGITGNHIQLQPCHGVVAVSSDDREIGDEDITRVIDAAQVVSIPPERDIIDVIPRQFIVDGLDEINDPRGMIGVRLEMEGTIITGAKTMLHNLLRCVEKAGLEVADIVLQPLAAGSIALSKDEKSLGVALIDLGGGSTTVSVFEDGLLQGTRQIPIGGDHISNDISVGLRTSTEEAENVKKTHGHAFVSHASDEETFEVSEIGSDQRQEFSQWQLANIIEPRLEEMFNLVMKEIYRMGYQDLSGGFVLTGGVAKMPGILELARDVMQKNVRVAIPDYIGVREPQYTNGVGLITFAHKNLRIQGKEAKKGLETGEEVTYGVDKRERKENPRQGKVKEPKEGPGVKKKVSNMFKMFFE is encoded by the coding sequence ATGAAGAATCATGATACATACGTGACGCTTGATATTGGAACGTCATCCGTGAGGGTGATTATCGGTGAAATGACAAATGCGTCGTTAAATATTATCGGAGTAGGAGAAGCGGAATCAGAAGGTATTAAAAAAGGATCAATTGTTGATATAGATGAAACAGTTCAATCGATCCAAAGCGCTGTTGACAAAGCGGAAAGAATGATTGGGTTAAGCATCAAGCATGTCGTTGTTGGAATAACGGGGAACCATATTCAGTTGCAGCCCTGTCATGGGGTAGTAGCCGTGTCTAGTGATGACAGAGAAATAGGTGATGAAGATATTACACGGGTCATTGATGCAGCACAAGTGGTGTCTATCCCCCCTGAAAGGGACATTATCGATGTTATCCCTCGCCAATTTATTGTGGATGGTTTAGATGAAATTAACGATCCACGTGGCATGATCGGAGTCCGCCTTGAAATGGAAGGGACGATCATTACAGGTGCGAAAACGATGCTACATAACCTTCTACGTTGTGTCGAAAAAGCAGGGCTTGAAGTAGCCGATATTGTGTTACAACCACTTGCAGCTGGCTCAATTGCATTATCGAAAGATGAAAAAAGCCTCGGTGTGGCATTAATTGATCTTGGTGGAGGGTCTACGACTGTTTCGGTCTTTGAAGACGGCTTACTACAAGGGACACGGCAAATCCCTATCGGTGGCGATCATATTTCTAATGACATATCGGTCGGCTTAAGAACATCAACTGAAGAGGCAGAAAATGTCAAAAAAACACATGGACATGCTTTCGTTAGTCACGCCTCCGATGAAGAAACGTTTGAGGTTTCGGAGATTGGTAGTGATCAAAGACAAGAATTTTCGCAATGGCAGCTCGCCAATATTATTGAACCGCGTTTAGAAGAAATGTTTAACCTTGTTATGAAAGAAATCTACCGGATGGGTTACCAAGATTTGTCCGGAGGCTTTGTTCTAACCGGAGGTGTAGCCAAAATGCCTGGCATTTTGGAATTAGCACGGGACGTTATGCAAAAAAATGTGAGAGTAGCGATTCCTGATTATATTGGCGTCAGAGAGCCTCAGTATACGAACGGAGTGGGCTTAATTACATTTGCTCATAAAAATCTCCGGATACAAGGTAAAGAGGCTAAGAAAGGATTAGAAACGGGAGAAGAAGTGACTTATGGTGTTGACAAAAGAGAACGGAAAGAGAATCCTCGACAAGGAAAAGTGAAAGAGCCTAAAGAAGGCCCTGGTGTTAAGAAGAAAGTATCAAATATGTTTAAAATGTTCTTTGAGTAG
- a CDS encoding small basic family protein has product MWLPIFGLFFGLLLGFFTDFQISEQYASYFSIAVLAALDTLVGGIRANLEKQFDERIFISGFFTNIFLAAGLAFLGVHIGVDLYLAAIFAFGVRLFNNIAIIRRIFLDRWTNKQNKISTPRSK; this is encoded by the coding sequence ATGTGGTTGCCAATTTTTGGACTCTTTTTTGGATTGCTTTTAGGGTTTTTTACAGATTTTCAAATTTCGGAACAATACGCTAGTTATTTTTCGATCGCTGTATTGGCAGCCCTTGATACACTTGTAGGAGGTATACGAGCCAACTTAGAAAAACAGTTTGACGAGAGAATATTTATCTCGGGATTCTTTACGAATATTTTTTTAGCAGCCGGTTTGGCTTTTCTCGGTGTTCATATTGGTGTAGACTTATATTTAGCTGCAATATTTGCTTTTGGCGTCAGGTTATTTAACAATATTGCAATCATTAGACGTATTTTTCTTGACAGATGGACTAATAAGCAAAATAAAATATCTACACCCCGTTCAAAATAA
- a CDS encoding DUF881 domain-containing protein, whose translation MRIRMVSFSCVTMIIGFMIAVQFQSFNDPPQRDTRNMADLRQALMAEKERQQELNEEIDRQSDILYQLDENEDVEEVMEDVFHDLQMKAGLTEVTGEGIIIEVNVSFDENYSGGAIRTVPPYLLRLLINELNIQGAEHIAIGNERIVSTTAIREANGRTLINGNWMTSFPLEIKVISDDPESMHHAIMSSQSREIFSYENLDFSSEAVDLLTLPAYNHTYRVRYMEPVLEDS comes from the coding sequence ATGAGAATAAGAATGGTCAGCTTTTCATGTGTCACCATGATCATCGGGTTTATGATAGCCGTTCAATTTCAATCCTTTAATGATCCACCACAACGAGATACACGTAACATGGCTGATTTAAGACAAGCTTTAATGGCAGAGAAAGAAAGACAGCAAGAGTTGAATGAAGAAATTGATCGGCAAAGCGATATTTTGTATCAATTAGACGAAAACGAAGATGTGGAAGAAGTGATGGAGGATGTCTTTCATGATTTGCAAATGAAAGCAGGTTTAACAGAGGTGACGGGAGAGGGTATCATTATCGAAGTTAATGTGTCTTTTGATGAAAATTACAGTGGGGGAGCTATTCGCACAGTACCTCCTTACTTACTTAGACTACTGATTAATGAATTAAATATTCAAGGCGCTGAACATATCGCTATTGGAAATGAGCGAATTGTTTCGACGACGGCTATTCGAGAAGCGAATGGACGGACACTAATCAATGGAAATTGGATGACCTCTTTTCCCCTTGAAATTAAAGTGATTAGTGATGATCCTGAGTCCATGCATCATGCCATTATGTCTTCACAATCAAGAGAAATATTTTCTTATGAGAACTTAGATTTCTCCTCGGAAGCAGTCGACCTCTTAACATTACCTGCTTATAACCATACGTACAGGGTACGATATATGGAACCAGTACTGGAGGATTCATAA
- a CDS encoding DUF881 domain-containing protein codes for MKAKKSRYVFFSFVLLITGFLIALSFQLDADFGTNSFVEPDSQWQTEHDLRNDVLLEQETNRDLAEQLKGIQSEIKQIEDTVSDQEQMYFNLVEDMDKLRMVTGEIGVKGEGVLVTLTDAQYIPGEDNPNSYIVHEQHIQQVVDELLVSGAEALAINGHRITHKTYIQCIGPVIEIDGEIAFAPFEVTAIGDRDTLEEALNLTGGVKDQLVSENIQVRIEKKNNIQIDPYFSESGEGT; via the coding sequence GTGAAAGCCAAGAAGAGTAGGTACGTGTTTTTCTCCTTTGTTTTGTTAATTACTGGATTTTTAATCGCATTGAGCTTTCAACTGGATGCTGACTTTGGTACAAATAGTTTTGTTGAGCCCGATTCGCAGTGGCAAACTGAACATGATTTAAGAAATGACGTGTTGTTAGAGCAAGAGACGAATCGGGATTTAGCCGAACAGTTAAAAGGCATTCAAAGTGAAATAAAACAAATTGAAGATACGGTGTCTGATCAAGAACAAATGTATTTTAATCTTGTAGAAGATATGGATAAATTAAGGATGGTAACTGGGGAAATTGGCGTTAAAGGAGAAGGAGTCCTAGTAACTCTTACTGATGCACAGTACATTCCAGGGGAAGATAATCCGAATAGCTATATTGTACATGAACAGCATATTCAGCAAGTAGTTGATGAATTGCTCGTTTCAGGAGCAGAAGCTCTCGCAATAAATGGCCATAGAATAACGCATAAAACGTATATTCAGTGTATCGGACCTGTTATCGAGATAGATGGCGAAATAGCATTTGCGCCATTTGAGGTAACGGCCATTGGGGACCGTGACACCCTAGAGGAAGCCTTAAACCTAACAGGCGGGGTTAAAGATCAACTCGTTAGCGAAAATATTCAAGTACGAATAGAGAAAAAAAATAATATCCAGATTGATCCCTATTTTTCTGAAAGCGGTGAAGGCACATGA
- a CDS encoding cell division protein FtsQ/DivIB — protein MCLFFFTLMLFIIYFQSSFSHVQNVKVNGNYFASSEWVISESRLEEGVSMWNLGVSGIVDRLTAHEAIKSVEVSREWLTTVHLDIEEYERIAYIFNGDGYDPVLITGDVYTNSSESDHLVPYDAPVLRGFEDDDIRKEMVNELAETPSALLQRMSDIILEPTENDTYRLTILMNDGFTVSSTVRHFAQRIAPYPSVVEQLDPDVEGIVHMRMNPYFERFDVDEEGEDSESQEE, from the coding sequence ATGTGTCTGTTTTTTTTTACTTTAATGCTTTTCATTATTTATTTTCAAAGCTCTTTTAGCCACGTACAAAATGTTAAGGTAAATGGTAACTATTTTGCTTCCTCTGAATGGGTTATATCAGAATCACGACTGGAGGAAGGAGTAAGCATGTGGAACCTTGGGGTTTCTGGAATCGTAGATAGATTGACTGCGCATGAGGCAATTAAATCAGTTGAAGTTAGCAGGGAATGGTTAACGACAGTTCACCTTGACATAGAAGAATATGAACGAATTGCATACATTTTTAATGGTGATGGCTATGATCCTGTTTTAATAACGGGTGATGTTTATACAAATAGTTCTGAATCGGATCACCTTGTTCCATACGATGCACCCGTTTTAAGAGGATTTGAAGATGACGATATTAGAAAAGAAATGGTTAATGAACTAGCGGAAACACCTTCAGCCCTTCTACAACGAATGTCCGACATCATCCTAGAGCCGACAGAAAATGACACTTATCGTTTAACGATTTTAATGAATGATGGTTTTACTGTCAGTTCAACTGTGAGACATTTTGCGCAAAGAATCGCTCCCTATCCTTCAGTTGTGGAACAATTAGATCCTGATGTGGAAGGAATTGTTCATATGCGAATGAACCCTTATTTTGAACGTTTTGATGTTGATGAGGAGGGTGAGGATAGTGAAAGCCAAGAAGAGTAG
- a CDS encoding Miff domain-containing protein, with amino-acid sequence MKEKKVIKIEERIPKLKERRKQRSNRRLIMYVSVFFYFNAFHYLFSKLF; translated from the coding sequence ATGAAAGAAAAGAAAGTTATCAAAATTGAAGAGAGAATACCTAAGCTTAAAGAGCGGAGAAAACAGCGATCCAATAGACGGTTAATCATGTATGTGTCTGTTTTTTTTTACTTTAATGCTTTTCATTATTTATTTTCAAAGCTCTTTTAG